From the genome of Primulina eburnea isolate SZY01 chromosome 12, ASM2296580v1, whole genome shotgun sequence, one region includes:
- the LOC140807984 gene encoding probable pectate lyase 5: MATNSNQTRHMLPNFPNFPPFSPNMKIPLFFVVLLPLLLNAASILSSPVQDPELVVQEVNEKINVSRRNLGFLSCSTGNPMDDCWRCDPDWEKNRQRLADCTIGFGKHAIGGRDGKIYVVTDSGDDAVNPKPGTLRYGVIQNEPLWIVFARDMVIKLKQELMLNSFKTIDGRGASVHIAGGPCITIQFVTNIIIHGINIHDCKQGGNAYVRDSPEHYGYRTVSDGDGVSIFGGSHVWVDHCTLSNCRDGLIDAIHGSTAITLSNNYLTHHDKVMLLGHSDSYTQDKNMQVTIAFNHFGEGLVQRMPRCRHGYFHVVNNDYTHWEMYAIGGSADPTINSQGNRFLAPDRVENKEVTKHEDAPESKWKNWNWRSEGDLMLNGAFFTPSGAGASSNYAKASSLSARPSSLVSSMTYGAGALSCKKGKRC; the protein is encoded by the exons atggcAACCAACTCTAACCAAACTAGACACATGCTTCCTAATTTTCCAAATTTCCCCCCATTTTCACCAAACATGAAAATCCCACTTTTCTTTGTGGTATTACTTCCTTTATTATTGAATGCAGCTTCCATATTATCTTCACCAGTTCAAGATCCTGAACTAGTAGTCCAAGAAGTCAATGA GAAAATCAATGTATCAAGAAGGAACTTGGGATTTCTCTCATGCAGCACGGGTAACCCGATGGACGATTGCTGGCGTTGCGATCCTGACTGGGAAAAGAACCGCCAGAGACTCGCGGACTGCACCATTGGGTTCGGAAAACACGCGATCGGTGGCAGAGATGGCAAGATTTACGTAGTCACGGACTCGGGGGATGATGCAGTGAATCCAAAGCCAGGAACTTTACGTTATGGTGTCATCCAAAACGAGCCATTGTGGATCGTTTTCGCCCGTGACATGGTGATCAAACTCAAACAAGAACTCATGTTAAACTCATTCAAAACCATTGATGGGAGAGGCGCGAGTGTACACATAGCTGGAGGACCGTGCATCACCATACAATTTGTAACAAATATCATCATCCATGGAATAAATATACATGATTGCAAGCAAGGGGGGAATGCGTATGTGAGGGATTCGCCCGAGCATTATGGATATAGGACAGTGTCCGACGGAGACGGGGTGTCGATATTCGGGGGGAGCCATGTTTGGGTCGACCATTGTACGTTGTCTAATTGTCGCGATGGCCTGATCGATGCCATCCACGGCTCCACGGCTATCACGTTGTCGAATAATTACTTGACTCATCATGACAAGGTCATGCTTTTGGGGCATAGCGATAGTTATACACAAGATAAGAACATGCAAGTAACCATTGCCTTCAACCATTTCGGAGAAGGGCTCGTGCAGAGGATGCCAAG ATGCAGGCATGGGTATTTTCATGTGGTGAATAATGACTACACACATTGGGAAATGTATGCAATTGGTGGCAGTGCAGATCCTACAATAAACAGCCAAGGCAATAGATTTCTTGCACCAGACAGGGTGGAAAATAAAGAG GTGACCAAGCACGAGGATGCACCCGAAAGCAAATGGAAGAACTGGAATTGGAGATCAGAAGGAGACCTTATGCTAAACGGGGCATTCTTCACTCCATCTGGTGCCGGTGCCTCGTCTAATTACGCCAAGGCATCTAGCTTGAGTGCGAGACCATCGTCCCTGGTGAGCTCCATGACCTATGGAGCCGGTGCACTCAGCTGCAAGAAAGGTAAACGGTGCTAG